A stretch of Henckelia pumila isolate YLH828 chromosome 4, ASM3356847v2, whole genome shotgun sequence DNA encodes these proteins:
- the LOC140867204 gene encoding protein transport protein SEC31 homolog B isoform X1, with translation MAWCIKGVNRSASAAFAPDGKYMAAGTMAGAVDLQFSSSANLDIFELDFVSDDRQLILAGSAPSSERFNRISWAKGPSNSDEYSLGIIAGGLVDGNIGLWNPKALICHDKSKKGSLSSENALIENLSRHKGPVRGLEFNSLTPNLLASGAEEGEICIWDVSKPSEPSHFPPLKGSGSATQGEISFLSWNSKVQHILASTSFNGTTVVWDLKKQKPVISFSDSIRRRCSVMQWNPDVATQLIVASDEDSSPALRLWDMRNIMTPVKEFVGHTKGVIAMSWCPIDSSYLLTCAKDNRTICWDTVSGEIVAELPAGTNWNFDVHWYPKIPGVVSASSFDGKIGIYNIEGCGRYGAGDGDFVAAPMRAPKWYKSKAGVSFGFGGKLVSFYSMETSNRSSEVYLSNLVTEHALVSRSSEFEAAIRNGDRSALKLLCERKSEESESEEDREIWGFMKVMFTEDGTARSKLLSHLGFSRPSEASDAVQNDISEQVDALHLDDGMPDQGGVLGNKDSLLITTENEEDFFNNLASPKTDTPSSTYKKDFVIEEQVKESEQDMGKQSESFDPSFDDAVQRALVVGDYKGAVGQCISANRLADALVIAHVGGGSLWERTRDQFLKTSHSPYLKVVSAMVNNDLMSIANTRPLKSWKETLALFCTFAQTDEWTMLCDTLAARLVAAGDTSAATLCYICAGNIDKAVEMWSKNLTTERDGKPYVDRLQDLMEKTIVFALASGHKRFSVSLCKLVEKYAEILASQGLLSTAMEYLNLLGTEELSTELVILRDRIALSTEQEKESEKTATYESTQFQTGTTIGVDQSSYVGVDASQLYYPDAAQPQIQPTIPSSPYVENYQQQPSITSGRGYGAPPTYQPMPQPNIPRPNIFVPSEATPPQMGNFPPPPVNTQPPATFVPTNPPLLKNATQYQQPSSLGSQLYPGTANPSYQAGPPGVASYVGNISQVGPVPGQSMPQVVAPSPASRGFIPVNNSVVQRPGMQPPSPTQPASVQPPVTPAAPPPTVQTVDTSNVPEQVILFFVPATAQQKPVISTLTGLFNETSEALGGSRANPAKKREIEDNSKKLGALFAKLNTGDISKNAAEKLVHLCQALDKGDFSTALQIQVQLTTSDWDECNFWLATLKRMIKTRQSLR, from the exons ATGGCGTGGTGTATAAAGGGTGTGAACAGATCCGCATCGGCGGCGTTCGCCCCTGATGGTAAGTACATGGCAGCGGGGACGATGGCGGGGGCCGTGGATCTGCAGTTTAGTTCCTCCGCTAATCTTGATATATTCGAGCTTGATTTTGTGTCCGACGATAGGCAGCTGATCTTGGCGGGTTCTGCCCCGAGCTCGGAGCGGTTTAATCGGATTTCATGGGCCAAGGGCCCGTCGAATTCCGATGAGTATTCCCTTGGAATCATTGCTGGTGGCCTCGTTGATGGGAACATTGGGCTCTGGAATCCTAAGGCCTTGATCTG cCACGACAAAAGTAAAAAGGGTTCTCTTTCAAGTGAAAATGCGTTAATTGAGAATCTTTCGAGACACAAAGGGCCT GTCCGTGGCTTGGAGTTTAATTCTCTTACGCCCAACCTTCTCGCTTCTGGGGCTGAGGAAGGTGAAATTTGTATATGGGATGTGTCAAAACCATCAGAGCCAAGTCATTTTCCACCACTCAAG GGTAGTGGATCTGCGACACAAGGTGAAATCTCTTTTTTATCATGGAATAGCAAGGTCCAGCACATACTAGCCTCCACTTCATTTAATGGGACAACTG TGGTGTGGGATCTGAAGAAGCAAAAACCAGTTATAAG TTTCTCGGATTCTATTAGACGGAGGTGCTCCGTGATGCAGTGGAATCCCGATGTTGCTACTCAGCTCATTGTTGCTTCAGATGAAGATAGTTCGCCGGCTCTGAGG CTGTGGGATATGCGGAACATAATGACTCCTGTTAAGGAGTTTGTTGGACATACCAAAG GTGTGATTGCAATGTCATGGTGCCCCATTGACAGCTCATATCTGCTTACATGTGCCAAAGATAATCGTACCATTTGCTGGGACACTGTTTCTGGAGAG ATTGTGGCTGAATTACCTGCTGGAACCAACTGGAATTTTGATGTGCACTGGTATCCTAAGATTCCGGGGGTTGTATCAGCATCTTCATTTGATGGGAAAATTGGCATTTATAACATAGAG GGTTGTGGTCGATATGGTGCTGGGGACGGTGACTTTGTGGCAG CACCTATGAGGGCTCCAAAGTGGTACAAGAGTAAGGCTGGAGTATCTTTTGGGTTTGGAGGCAAGCTTGTTTCATTCTACTCAATGGAAACTTCAAATCGATCGTCAGAG GTTTATTTGTCCAACTTGGTTACAGAACACGCTTTGGTGAGTCGATCTTCCGAATTTGAAGCTGCAATAAGAAATGGAGACAGATCAGCGCTCAAACTTTTATGTGAAAGAAAATCTGAAGAATCTGA ATCTGAGGAGGATCGGGAAATATGGGGCTTCATGAAGGTTATGTTTACTGAGGATGGGACAGCAAGATCGAAGCTACTTTCTCATCTTGGTTTTAGTCGTCCGTCTGAAGCAAGTGATGCTGTACAAAATGATATCTCCGAGCAAGTGGATGCTCTTCACCTTGACGATGGTATGCCAGATCAAGGAGGAGTTTTGGGAAACAAAGACTCTTTGTTGATAACGACTGAAAATGAGGAAGATTTCTTTAACAATCTTGCTAGTCCTAAAACAGATACACCTTCCTCTACTTATAAGAAAGATTTTGTCATTGAAGAACAAGTAAAGGAATCCGAACAAGATATGGGCAAACAAAGTGAGAGTTTTGATCCATCGTTTGATGATGCTGTTCAACGTGCTTTGGTTGTTGGGGACTATAAAGGAGCAGTTGGGCAATGCATCTCTGCAAATAGGTTAGCAGATGCTTTGGTCATTGCTCATGTTGGTGGTGGTTCTTTGTGGGAGCGGACGCGGGATCAGTTCCTCAAAACTAGTCATTCTCCATACCTAAAG GTTGTTTCAGCCATGGTAAACAATGACCTGATGAGCATAGCTAACACGAGGCCTCTAAAATCATGGAAGGAAACTCTTGCGCTCTTTTGTACT TTTGCACAAACAGATGAGTGGACTATGTTATGTGACACTCTTGCTGCAAGACTTGTGGCTGCTGGTGATACATCTGCCGCAACACTTTGTTATATATGTGCTGGAAATATTGACAAAGCAGTGGAAATGTGGTCTAAGAATTTGACAACAGAGCGAGATGGAAAACCTTATGTAGACCGTCTTCAG GATTTAATGGAGAAGACTATTGTCTTTGCCTTGGCCTCTGGACATAAGCGATTCAGCGTGTCATTGTGTAAGCTAGTCGAGAAGTATGCTGAAATATTAGCAAGCCAGGGGCTTTTAAGTACAGCAATGGAGTACTTGAATCTTCTGGGGACTGAAGAACTATCTACAGAACTTGTGATCCTACGTGATCGTATTGCTCTTTCAACTGAGCAAG AAAAAGAAAGCGAAAAGACTGCGACTTATGAGAGCACGCAATTCCAAACCGGAACAACAATTGGTGTTGATCAATCAAGTTATGTTGGTGTTGATGCCTCTCAACTTTATTATCCG GATGCAGCACAACCGCAAATCCAACCAACTATTCCAAGCAGTCCGTATGTTGAAAATTATCAGCAGCAACCTTCTATTACGTCTGGGAGGGGGTACGGTGCTCCTCCCACATATCAACCAATGCCGCAGCCTAATATACCGCGGCCAAACATATTCGTTCCTTCGGAAGCAACTCCGCCTCAGATG GGAAACTTTCCCCCACCTCCTGTTAATACTCAGCCACCTGCGACATTTGTCCCTACTAACCCACCTCTATTAAAGAACGCAACACAATATCAGCAGCCATCATCTTTGGGTTCCCAGTTATATCCA GGGACTGCGAACCCTAGTTATCAAGCCGGTCCGCCGGGTGTTGCTTCATATGTTGGTAACATATCCCAAGTTGGACCAGTGCCGGGGCAAAGTATGCCTCAAGTCGTGGCTCCAAGTCCAGCATCCAGAGGGTTTATCCCTGTGAATAATTCAGTGGTTCAAAGGCCTGGGATGCAACCTCCTAGTCCTACTCAGCCTGCTTCAGTGCAGCCACCAGTCACTCCCGCTGCTCCTCCACCAACTGTGCAGACAGTCGATACTTCGAATGTGCCTG agCAAGTTATTCTATTTTTTGTACCTGCTACAGCACAACAGAAGCCTGTTATCTCTACTTTAACTGGACTGTTTAACGAGACTTCTGAAGCATTGGGAGGATCACGAGCAAATCCGGCCAAGAAACGGGAAATAGAGGACAACTCAAAGAAGTTAGGCGCCTTGTTTGCGAAGCTCAATACTGGAGATATTTCCAAAAACGCTGCTGAAAAGCTTGTGCATCTCTGTCAGGCATTGGACAAAGGTGATTTCAGCACTGCCCTTCAAATCCAG GTTCAACTAACCACAAGTGATTGGGACGAGTGCAATTTCTGGTTGGCCACGCTCAAAAGAATGATCAAGACAAGGCAGAGCTTGAGATAA
- the LOC140867204 gene encoding protein transport protein SEC31 homolog B isoform X2 has translation MAWCIKGVNRSASAAFAPDGKYMAAGTMAGAVDLQFSSSANLDIFELDFVSDDRQLILAGSAPSSERFNRISWAKGPSNSDEYSLGIIAGGLVDGNIGLWNPKALICHDKSKKGSLSSENALIENLSRHKGPVRGLEFNSLTPNLLASGAEEGEICIWDVSKPSEPSHFPPLKGSGSATQGEISFLSWNSKVQHILASTSFNGTTVVWDLKKQKPVISFSDSIRRRCSVMQWNPDVATQLIVASDEDSSPALRLWDMRNIMTPVKEFVGHTKGVIAMSWCPIDSSYLLTCAKDNRTICWDTVSGEIVAELPAGTNWNFDVHWYPKIPGVVSASSFDGKIGIYNIEGCGRYGAGDGDFVAAPMRAPKWYKSKAGVSFGFGGKLVSFYSMETSNRSSEVYLSNLVTEHALVSRSSEFEAAIRNGDRSALKLLCERKSEESESEEDREIWGFMKVMFTEDGTARSKLLSHLGFSRPSEASDAVQNDISEQVDALHLDDGMPDQGGVLGNKDSLLITTENEEDFFNNLASPKTDTPSSTYKKDFVIEEQVKESEQDMGKQSESFDPSFDDAVQRALVVGDYKGAVGQCISANRLADALVIAHVGGGSLWERTRDQFLKTSHSPYLKVVSAMVNNDLMSIANTRPLKSWKETLALFCTFAQTDEWTMLCDTLAARLVAAGDTSAATLCYICAGNIDKAVEMWSKNLTTERDGKPYVDRLQDLMEKTIVFALASGHKRFSVSLCKLVEKYAEILASQGLLSTAMEYLNLLGTEELSTELVILRDRIALSTEQEKESEKTATYESTQFQTGTTIGVDQSSYVGVDASQLYYPDAAQPQIQPTIPSSPYVENYQQQPSITSGRGYGAPPTYQPMPQPNIPRPNIFVPSEATPPQMGNFPPPPVNTQPPATFVPTNPPLLKNATQYQQPSSLGSQLYPGTANPSYQAGPPGVASYVGNISQVGPVPGQSMPQVVAPSPASRGFIPVNNSVVQRPGMQPPSPTQPASVQPPVTPAAPPPTVQTVDTSNVPAQQKPVISTLTGLFNETSEALGGSRANPAKKREIEDNSKKLGALFAKLNTGDISKNAAEKLVHLCQALDKGDFSTALQIQVQLTTSDWDECNFWLATLKRMIKTRQSLR, from the exons ATGGCGTGGTGTATAAAGGGTGTGAACAGATCCGCATCGGCGGCGTTCGCCCCTGATGGTAAGTACATGGCAGCGGGGACGATGGCGGGGGCCGTGGATCTGCAGTTTAGTTCCTCCGCTAATCTTGATATATTCGAGCTTGATTTTGTGTCCGACGATAGGCAGCTGATCTTGGCGGGTTCTGCCCCGAGCTCGGAGCGGTTTAATCGGATTTCATGGGCCAAGGGCCCGTCGAATTCCGATGAGTATTCCCTTGGAATCATTGCTGGTGGCCTCGTTGATGGGAACATTGGGCTCTGGAATCCTAAGGCCTTGATCTG cCACGACAAAAGTAAAAAGGGTTCTCTTTCAAGTGAAAATGCGTTAATTGAGAATCTTTCGAGACACAAAGGGCCT GTCCGTGGCTTGGAGTTTAATTCTCTTACGCCCAACCTTCTCGCTTCTGGGGCTGAGGAAGGTGAAATTTGTATATGGGATGTGTCAAAACCATCAGAGCCAAGTCATTTTCCACCACTCAAG GGTAGTGGATCTGCGACACAAGGTGAAATCTCTTTTTTATCATGGAATAGCAAGGTCCAGCACATACTAGCCTCCACTTCATTTAATGGGACAACTG TGGTGTGGGATCTGAAGAAGCAAAAACCAGTTATAAG TTTCTCGGATTCTATTAGACGGAGGTGCTCCGTGATGCAGTGGAATCCCGATGTTGCTACTCAGCTCATTGTTGCTTCAGATGAAGATAGTTCGCCGGCTCTGAGG CTGTGGGATATGCGGAACATAATGACTCCTGTTAAGGAGTTTGTTGGACATACCAAAG GTGTGATTGCAATGTCATGGTGCCCCATTGACAGCTCATATCTGCTTACATGTGCCAAAGATAATCGTACCATTTGCTGGGACACTGTTTCTGGAGAG ATTGTGGCTGAATTACCTGCTGGAACCAACTGGAATTTTGATGTGCACTGGTATCCTAAGATTCCGGGGGTTGTATCAGCATCTTCATTTGATGGGAAAATTGGCATTTATAACATAGAG GGTTGTGGTCGATATGGTGCTGGGGACGGTGACTTTGTGGCAG CACCTATGAGGGCTCCAAAGTGGTACAAGAGTAAGGCTGGAGTATCTTTTGGGTTTGGAGGCAAGCTTGTTTCATTCTACTCAATGGAAACTTCAAATCGATCGTCAGAG GTTTATTTGTCCAACTTGGTTACAGAACACGCTTTGGTGAGTCGATCTTCCGAATTTGAAGCTGCAATAAGAAATGGAGACAGATCAGCGCTCAAACTTTTATGTGAAAGAAAATCTGAAGAATCTGA ATCTGAGGAGGATCGGGAAATATGGGGCTTCATGAAGGTTATGTTTACTGAGGATGGGACAGCAAGATCGAAGCTACTTTCTCATCTTGGTTTTAGTCGTCCGTCTGAAGCAAGTGATGCTGTACAAAATGATATCTCCGAGCAAGTGGATGCTCTTCACCTTGACGATGGTATGCCAGATCAAGGAGGAGTTTTGGGAAACAAAGACTCTTTGTTGATAACGACTGAAAATGAGGAAGATTTCTTTAACAATCTTGCTAGTCCTAAAACAGATACACCTTCCTCTACTTATAAGAAAGATTTTGTCATTGAAGAACAAGTAAAGGAATCCGAACAAGATATGGGCAAACAAAGTGAGAGTTTTGATCCATCGTTTGATGATGCTGTTCAACGTGCTTTGGTTGTTGGGGACTATAAAGGAGCAGTTGGGCAATGCATCTCTGCAAATAGGTTAGCAGATGCTTTGGTCATTGCTCATGTTGGTGGTGGTTCTTTGTGGGAGCGGACGCGGGATCAGTTCCTCAAAACTAGTCATTCTCCATACCTAAAG GTTGTTTCAGCCATGGTAAACAATGACCTGATGAGCATAGCTAACACGAGGCCTCTAAAATCATGGAAGGAAACTCTTGCGCTCTTTTGTACT TTTGCACAAACAGATGAGTGGACTATGTTATGTGACACTCTTGCTGCAAGACTTGTGGCTGCTGGTGATACATCTGCCGCAACACTTTGTTATATATGTGCTGGAAATATTGACAAAGCAGTGGAAATGTGGTCTAAGAATTTGACAACAGAGCGAGATGGAAAACCTTATGTAGACCGTCTTCAG GATTTAATGGAGAAGACTATTGTCTTTGCCTTGGCCTCTGGACATAAGCGATTCAGCGTGTCATTGTGTAAGCTAGTCGAGAAGTATGCTGAAATATTAGCAAGCCAGGGGCTTTTAAGTACAGCAATGGAGTACTTGAATCTTCTGGGGACTGAAGAACTATCTACAGAACTTGTGATCCTACGTGATCGTATTGCTCTTTCAACTGAGCAAG AAAAAGAAAGCGAAAAGACTGCGACTTATGAGAGCACGCAATTCCAAACCGGAACAACAATTGGTGTTGATCAATCAAGTTATGTTGGTGTTGATGCCTCTCAACTTTATTATCCG GATGCAGCACAACCGCAAATCCAACCAACTATTCCAAGCAGTCCGTATGTTGAAAATTATCAGCAGCAACCTTCTATTACGTCTGGGAGGGGGTACGGTGCTCCTCCCACATATCAACCAATGCCGCAGCCTAATATACCGCGGCCAAACATATTCGTTCCTTCGGAAGCAACTCCGCCTCAGATG GGAAACTTTCCCCCACCTCCTGTTAATACTCAGCCACCTGCGACATTTGTCCCTACTAACCCACCTCTATTAAAGAACGCAACACAATATCAGCAGCCATCATCTTTGGGTTCCCAGTTATATCCA GGGACTGCGAACCCTAGTTATCAAGCCGGTCCGCCGGGTGTTGCTTCATATGTTGGTAACATATCCCAAGTTGGACCAGTGCCGGGGCAAAGTATGCCTCAAGTCGTGGCTCCAAGTCCAGCATCCAGAGGGTTTATCCCTGTGAATAATTCAGTGGTTCAAAGGCCTGGGATGCAACCTCCTAGTCCTACTCAGCCTGCTTCAGTGCAGCCACCAGTCACTCCCGCTGCTCCTCCACCAACTGTGCAGACAGTCGATACTTCGAATGTGCCTG CACAACAGAAGCCTGTTATCTCTACTTTAACTGGACTGTTTAACGAGACTTCTGAAGCATTGGGAGGATCACGAGCAAATCCGGCCAAGAAACGGGAAATAGAGGACAACTCAAAGAAGTTAGGCGCCTTGTTTGCGAAGCTCAATACTGGAGATATTTCCAAAAACGCTGCTGAAAAGCTTGTGCATCTCTGTCAGGCATTGGACAAAGGTGATTTCAGCACTGCCCTTCAAATCCAG GTTCAACTAACCACAAGTGATTGGGACGAGTGCAATTTCTGGTTGGCCACGCTCAAAAGAATGATCAAGACAAGGCAGAGCTTGAGATAA